A window from uncultured Desulfobacter sp. encodes these proteins:
- a CDS encoding putative molybdenum carrier protein, with translation MGFLDKIVSGGQTGADRAALDTAIKFNVSHGGWITKGRKTESGPLPDFYNLKEMATRDYPARTRQNIIDSDGTVVIARGDLTGGSALTYAFALKADRWVCKIDLLEQDVFEAALTLYDFIVEQDIRVLNVAGPRDSNDPDIYSDVKAIISAVLYLDFLETEDGAWSTEEMIDTEFDFPKSITTMDQAVQLLEQSLTLRGKTIIARSEAHQMADIYFILLEYVQLSLNLVDKDSDLFKFLSRGRALRDYTPEDAVMEILKKLKTKLAENFRLRVVPS, from the coding sequence ATGGGCTTTTTAGATAAAATCGTGTCAGGCGGACAGACCGGGGCGGATCGTGCAGCTCTTGATACCGCCATAAAATTTAATGTTTCCCATGGCGGATGGATCACCAAAGGCCGGAAAACCGAATCGGGGCCATTGCCTGATTTTTATAACTTAAAGGAGATGGCGACCCGGGATTATCCGGCCCGGACCCGGCAGAATATAATTGATTCCGACGGCACGGTTGTGATTGCCAGGGGAGATTTAACCGGTGGATCGGCACTGACCTATGCCTTTGCACTCAAGGCAGACCGATGGGTCTGTAAAATAGATCTGCTCGAACAGGATGTCTTTGAAGCGGCATTGACCCTTTACGACTTTATTGTTGAGCAGGATATCCGTGTGCTGAATGTTGCAGGGCCAAGGGATAGCAATGACCCTGATATCTATTCTGATGTTAAGGCCATTATCTCGGCTGTTTTGTATCTGGATTTCCTTGAGACCGAAGACGGGGCCTGGTCCACCGAGGAGATGATTGATACGGAGTTTGACTTCCCCAAATCAATCACCACCATGGACCAGGCCGTTCAGCTCCTTGAGCAGAGCCTGACATTAAGGGGGAAGACCATTATTGCCAGAAGTGAAGCGCATCAAATGGCAGATATTTACTTTATCCTGCTTGAATATGTGCAGTTATCCCTTAATCTGGTTGACAAAGATTCAGACCTTTTCAAGTTCCTTTCCAGGGGAAGGGCTCTAAGAGATTATACGCCTGAAGATGCGGTAATGGAGATTTTGAAAAAGCTTAAAACCAAATTGGCAGAAAATTTTCGACTCCGGGTGGTGCCGTCATGA
- a CDS encoding rhomboid family intramembrane serine protease produces MIPLRDEQENTSCAVATCSIIVITGLVFVWQLIMGIDNQAVAYTFGFVPAKYTVAKMAAHFSWLNKVYSPFTYIFLHGGFWHFIGNMWFLYIFGDNIEQKLGPFRFVGFYLACGLLAAFFHFLLNHSSIMPTIGASGAIAGVMGAYFLLHPGNKILTLIPILIFPLFVRIPAFVFLGVWFLIQFINATGSGAGAGVAWWAHIGGFLSGMILIGLNQKLPKTGFSEKFDRFTVKKHSPKLHVISPEPSSSGGSDLYGTIALTSLEALTGTKKLVTVPWGFKKSVYRVVVPPGIRRGSMLRLKGMGKSIPGMPRGDLLLRVDIKNAI; encoded by the coding sequence ATGATTCCATTAAGAGACGAGCAGGAAAACACAAGCTGTGCTGTGGCAACCTGTTCCATTATCGTCATTACGGGGTTGGTTTTTGTCTGGCAGCTGATCATGGGAATCGATAATCAGGCTGTTGCCTATACATTCGGTTTTGTCCCTGCCAAGTATACCGTGGCGAAGATGGCGGCGCACTTTTCCTGGCTGAACAAGGTGTACTCACCGTTTACCTATATCTTTTTGCATGGCGGTTTCTGGCATTTTATCGGAAATATGTGGTTTTTGTATATTTTCGGAGACAACATTGAACAAAAGTTAGGCCCATTTCGGTTTGTGGGGTTTTATCTGGCTTGCGGACTTTTGGCAGCATTTTTTCATTTTTTGCTCAACCATTCATCCATTATGCCGACTATCGGGGCAAGCGGCGCCATTGCTGGGGTAATGGGTGCTTATTTCCTTCTCCATCCGGGCAATAAAATTCTCACCCTGATTCCTATTCTGATTTTTCCTTTGTTTGTCAGGATACCCGCCTTTGTTTTTTTAGGCGTCTGGTTTCTGATCCAATTCATCAACGCCACAGGGTCGGGTGCCGGGGCAGGCGTTGCCTGGTGGGCCCACATTGGCGGGTTTCTTTCGGGGATGATCCTCATTGGATTGAATCAAAAATTGCCCAAGACCGGATTCAGCGAAAAATTTGACAGATTCACCGTCAAAAAACACAGCCCAAAGCTTCATGTGATTTCCCCTGAACCCAGTTCGTCAGGCGGTTCCGATCTCTACGGTACCATTGCATTGACCTCCCTTGAAGCGCTCACCGGAACCAAAAAACTTGTCACCGTTCCCTGGGGATTTAAAAAGTCCGTTTACCGGGTGGTTGTGCCTCCAGGTATTCGACGCGGTTCCATGCTGCGGCTTAAAGGAATGGGCAAGTCCATTCCAGGTATGCCCCGGGGCGATCTTTTGCTGCGCGTAGACATTAAAAATGCAATTTAA
- a CDS encoding YqgE/AlgH family protein: MNDQITQNMKGKFIMAIPGLPDPNFAQTVTCLCEHNESGALGFIVNKVHPLLTGRELFEDLGITCNDSIDKTDIFLGGPVQPSGVFVLHCGPFEWSETLRISDWLALSNSRDILEAIAVGKGPDTFMILLGCAGWGPMQLDNELADSAWLTCDMSREIMFDTKPDLKYEKAMMLI, from the coding sequence GTGAACGACCAGATTACACAGAATATGAAAGGTAAATTCATCATGGCCATTCCAGGCCTTCCGGATCCCAATTTTGCACAGACCGTCACCTGTCTTTGTGAACACAATGAATCCGGTGCCCTTGGGTTTATTGTCAATAAAGTCCACCCGTTACTTACTGGCCGGGAACTGTTTGAAGATTTGGGTATTACCTGTAATGATAGTATCGATAAAACAGATATTTTCCTTGGCGGGCCGGTTCAGCCTTCGGGGGTGTTTGTGCTGCACTGCGGCCCGTTTGAGTGGAGCGAAACCCTTAGGATCTCTGACTGGCTGGCATTGAGCAATTCCCGGGACATCCTGGAAGCCATCGCTGTAGGCAAGGGCCCCGACACCTTCATGATTCTTCTGGGCTGCGCCGGGTGGGGACCCATGCAGTTGGATAATGAACTTGCCGATTCAGCCTGGCTCACCTGTGATATGTCCCGGGAAATTATGTTTGATACCAAACCGGACCTGAAGTATGAAAAAGCCATGATGCTGATCTGA
- a CDS encoding metal-dependent hydrolase: MKLRYFSHSAFQITCDDGLKILIDPFFDNNSTSPVKAEDVDADYILISHAHWDHLGDTLSIAHRCNALCICENELGSYLTNKGLNVHRMHIGGAFAFDFGRVKLTQALHSSVTPDNVCHGTPTGFVITINGKTLYHTGDTGLFSDMKLIGALNNIHTMMVPIGDNFTMGIEDAAIACEFVKPVQAVPMHYNTFDVIQANPEDFCEKISAKGIACKLMNFGDQITI; encoded by the coding sequence ATGAAACTAAGATATTTTTCCCACTCCGCCTTTCAAATCACCTGTGATGACGGGTTAAAAATTCTGATTGACCCTTTTTTTGATAATAATTCCACATCTCCGGTGAAAGCCGAAGATGTGGACGCCGACTATATTTTGATCAGCCACGCCCATTGGGACCATCTCGGCGATACCCTGAGTATTGCCCACAGATGCAATGCACTGTGCATTTGTGAGAATGAACTGGGGTCGTATTTAACGAACAAGGGCCTTAACGTTCATCGAATGCATATCGGCGGCGCCTTTGCCTTTGATTTCGGCAGGGTTAAGTTAACCCAGGCCCTCCACAGTTCGGTCACCCCGGATAATGTCTGTCACGGAACCCCCACAGGATTTGTGATCACCATCAACGGCAAGACCCTTTATCATACGGGGGACACCGGGCTGTTTTCGGATATGAAGCTGATTGGAGCGCTGAACAATATCCATACCATGATGGTGCCCATCGGCGATAATTTTACCATGGGAATTGAAGACGCGGCCATAGCCTGTGAATTTGTCAAACCGGTTCAGGCCGTTCCCATGCACTACAACACATTTGACGTGATCCAGGCAAACCCCGAAGATTTTTGTGAAAAAATCAGTGCCAAAGGCATTGCATGTAAACTGATGAATTTTGGTGACCAGATCACTATTTAA
- a CDS encoding YdbH domain-containing protein, giving the protein MQFKTACKILLPVCLTLVAGILCLIIFLPGISTHMIRSAIGPLPGNLPVDFTVSHLGIKSARISDISIGEDVNLDTVRFNYRMDKNNIVSVDDCAISGLNLHFHLDEKKSIRFCGLSFPQEKDPAPSSPAFDISAFESYVKYLPAHLALKNSTIVLEREQDRIDIPVTAEIELDRKTLLGHVKLSIYPMNQKILIGASGNFLHGPVEMKISADPFHPELLFAMIPGGRKLHMCCGPVNFAIETKDFSTFYFELNDLEFAPAPHLRVNFPILSGTLATDKTAWLLKADGPVQIRSPGMDLGLFDFQISSRMTSDTIDQFSLTVQSKPTTAWNITPELTALPLSPVDLIEKIQFFDPRFKLLVSGDLDHLAGTLDVSGKSLKFSGHDKAILDIAELQVTTQFDGNVKGPDALTQIKIDALVDKIAFKQNNSEILAKGVYLELPVTYPFKNIKASGRAGAKQIIVNDKISAAAAVKIFQVSDFAVDMAGRVTSAQLPGMVTDLSTRLGLDSAMSPFVKGQMQTNTFFITQNTVIPFVPSISGIYDFKFNVSAQSDFSYANKTIKSSADIQVSNGTIKFIDSGFSASGISTKMHFNDLMIPETLPGQYLNIDRFDAGRFNCNNARIRFRLEDERFINVENLKFNWCSGIVSTEAFRLPSDDDIIDITLYCDRLGMEDLFYQLGAFDAEGGGTLSGRIPVVMKNTKIGFNDGFLFSTPGQGGLIFIRNLDKMLVGIPKDTREYAQLDLAGEALKNFEYNWVTLKLNSHGDTLAVNMKLDGKPVSSLPFEYNRNLNSFIRIDAKSPGSNFQGIKLDVNLNLPFNQVIQFGNNLKRIINP; this is encoded by the coding sequence ATGCAATTTAAAACTGCTTGTAAAATTTTATTGCCTGTCTGCCTGACCCTTGTGGCGGGTATTCTGTGCCTTATTATTTTTCTTCCCGGCATTTCAACGCATATGATCCGTTCAGCCATTGGGCCGCTGCCGGGGAATCTGCCTGTTGATTTTACGGTATCTCATTTGGGAATTAAGTCCGCCCGGATCAGTGACATCTCCATTGGAGAGGATGTGAACCTGGATACAGTGCGGTTTAATTACCGCATGGATAAAAACAATATTGTCAGCGTTGACGATTGTGCGATATCCGGTCTTAACCTTCATTTTCATTTGGATGAGAAAAAAAGTATCCGGTTCTGCGGCCTTTCGTTTCCCCAGGAAAAAGACCCGGCACCTTCTTCGCCAGCCTTTGATATTAGTGCCTTTGAATCCTATGTTAAATATCTTCCGGCACACCTTGCTTTAAAAAATAGCACCATCGTTCTTGAGCGTGAACAAGACCGGATTGATATTCCGGTGACGGCAGAGATCGAACTGGACCGGAAAACGCTTTTAGGACATGTGAAACTATCCATCTACCCAATGAATCAAAAGATATTGATTGGTGCATCGGGCAATTTTTTACACGGTCCCGTTGAAATGAAAATTTCAGCAGACCCGTTTCACCCTGAACTGCTTTTTGCCATGATCCCAGGCGGCCGGAAGCTGCACATGTGTTGCGGACCTGTGAATTTTGCAATTGAAACCAAAGATTTTTCAACCTTTTATTTTGAATTAAACGATCTGGAATTTGCCCCCGCCCCTCATTTGAGAGTGAATTTCCCTATACTTAGCGGTACGCTGGCCACCGATAAAACAGCCTGGCTACTCAAGGCCGACGGACCCGTACAGATCAGAAGTCCTGGAATGGATTTGGGTCTGTTCGATTTTCAAATTTCATCCCGGATGACTTCCGACACCATCGATCAATTTTCTTTAACAGTTCAAAGTAAACCTACCACGGCCTGGAACATTACACCGGAACTTACGGCATTGCCTTTGTCCCCGGTGGATCTTATTGAGAAAATTCAATTTTTTGACCCACGGTTCAAATTGCTTGTTTCAGGTGATCTTGACCACCTGGCAGGCACGCTGGACGTTTCCGGCAAAAGCCTTAAGTTTTCAGGCCATGACAAAGCAATCTTGGACATTGCAGAGTTGCAGGTGACAACTCAATTCGACGGCAACGTTAAAGGCCCTGACGCTTTAACGCAAATCAAAATTGATGCCCTGGTTGACAAAATTGCCTTTAAACAAAACAATTCAGAGATACTAGCCAAAGGGGTTTATCTTGAACTGCCTGTAACCTATCCTTTTAAAAACATAAAAGCGTCCGGCAGGGCAGGGGCAAAACAGATCATTGTGAATGATAAAATCAGCGCTGCGGCTGCTGTTAAAATTTTTCAAGTATCTGATTTTGCGGTGGATATGGCTGGGAGAGTAACATCTGCTCAACTCCCGGGGATGGTCACTGATTTGTCCACCCGATTGGGGCTTGATTCTGCCATGAGCCCGTTCGTAAAAGGGCAAATGCAAACCAATACGTTTTTTATCACCCAGAATACGGTGATTCCTTTCGTCCCAAGCATATCCGGGATTTATGACTTTAAATTTAACGTGTCTGCCCAATCGGATTTTTCCTACGCAAATAAGACGATAAAATCATCGGCCGACATCCAGGTCTCCAACGGCACGATAAAATTTATTGACTCCGGGTTTTCGGCTTCGGGTATATCTACGAAGATGCATTTTAATGACCTGATGATTCCTGAAACCCTCCCGGGTCAGTATTTGAATATTGACCGATTTGATGCCGGCCGCTTTAACTGCAATAACGCCCGAATAAGATTCAGACTTGAAGACGAAAGGTTTATCAACGTTGAAAATTTGAAATTTAACTGGTGCAGTGGTATTGTCTCAACAGAAGCGTTCAGGCTGCCTTCGGACGATGATATCATCGACATTACCTTGTATTGTGACCGGCTTGGCATGGAAGATCTCTTTTATCAGCTTGGCGCCTTTGACGCTGAAGGGGGCGGTACCCTGAGCGGGCGTATCCCGGTGGTTATGAAAAACACCAAAATCGGTTTTAACGACGGCTTTCTTTTTTCCACACCCGGGCAGGGGGGGCTGATTTTTATCCGTAATCTGGATAAAATGCTCGTGGGAATTCCAAAGGATACCAGGGAATATGCCCAGCTGGATCTTGCCGGAGAAGCATTAAAAAATTTTGAATACAATTGGGTGACCCTTAAACTCAATTCCCATGGGGATACACTTGCCGTAAACATGAAGCTTGATGGAAAGCCGGTATCCAGTTTGCCCTTTGAGTATAATCGGAACCTGAACAGTTTTATCCGCATTGATGCAAAAAGCCCCGGATCAAATTTCCAGGGCATCAAACTGGACGTTAATTTAAACCTGCCGTTTAACCAGGTTATTCAATTTGGCAATAATTTAAAGCGTATTATAAATCCTTAA
- a CDS encoding mannose-1-phosphate guanylyltransferase/mannose-6-phosphate isomerase, producing the protein MIYPVILAGGSGTRLWPMSRSLYPKQLINLYNTHTMLQNTLLRLSGLNDLGDPVIICNENHRFMTAEQVRRIDINDFKIILEPAARNTAPAIALAALVLDDTHPSDIQDDPVMLVLPADHEIKNVQAFQEIIQSGAQLARQGKLVTFGIVPASPETGYGYIKKGEKLDNANPAFMIDRFVEKPDYKTAVSYLESGDFCWNSGMFMFKASAVISELGKFAPDMLEKCRTAIKEGSLDLDFFRVDKAAFEAITEDSIDYAVMEKTENGVVLALDAGWNDLGSFDALWQTGDKDACNNVISGDVLVHNVTDTYIHSESRLVAAVGLEKFVIVDTKDAVLVAPRDQVRDVKKIVGQLKAKNREEAVSHAKVYRPWGDYETIDMAQRYQVKRITVKPGAKLSLQKHFHRAEHWTVVSGTAIVTKGTDEILLKEDQSIYIPLGTMHRLENPGKIPLELIEVQSGPYLGEDDIVRFDDVYGREAKPERK; encoded by the coding sequence ATGATTTATCCTGTTATTCTGGCCGGCGGCTCCGGGACAAGGCTGTGGCCCATGTCCAGGTCTTTGTACCCAAAACAGCTTATTAATCTGTACAACACCCATACCATGCTGCAAAATACCCTTTTGCGGTTATCAGGCCTTAACGATCTTGGGGACCCGGTCATTATATGCAATGAAAACCATCGGTTTATGACCGCAGAACAGGTCCGCCGCATTGATATTAACGATTTTAAGATCATCCTGGAACCGGCAGCCCGAAATACTGCCCCGGCCATTGCCCTGGCAGCCCTGGTTCTTGATGATACCCATCCGTCCGACATTCAGGACGACCCTGTGATGCTCGTGCTGCCAGCAGATCACGAGATCAAAAATGTTCAAGCCTTTCAAGAGATCATTCAATCGGGCGCGCAACTGGCCCGGCAGGGCAAACTGGTCACCTTCGGTATCGTACCCGCGTCGCCGGAAACAGGTTACGGGTATATCAAAAAAGGGGAAAAACTTGATAATGCAAACCCGGCCTTCATGATTGACCGGTTTGTGGAAAAACCCGATTATAAGACAGCAGTCTCCTATCTTGAATCCGGCGATTTTTGCTGGAACTCCGGTATGTTTATGTTCAAGGCCTCGGCCGTGATTTCAGAGCTTGGAAAGTTTGCCCCGGATATGCTGGAAAAGTGCCGGACGGCCATTAAAGAGGGCAGCCTGGATCTGGATTTTTTCAGGGTGGACAAGGCCGCATTTGAAGCGATCACGGAAGACTCCATAGATTACGCGGTGATGGAAAAAACAGAAAACGGCGTGGTTCTTGCTCTTGATGCCGGCTGGAATGATCTTGGTTCCTTTGACGCCCTGTGGCAGACCGGGGACAAGGATGCGTGCAATAATGTGATCAGCGGAGATGTGTTGGTGCACAATGTCACGGATACCTATATTCATTCCGAAAGCCGTCTTGTGGCCGCCGTAGGCCTTGAAAAATTTGTGATTGTAGATACCAAGGATGCCGTGCTGGTGGCCCCCCGGGATCAGGTTCGGGATGTAAAAAAAATCGTTGGCCAGTTAAAGGCCAAAAATCGGGAGGAAGCGGTATCCCACGCCAAAGTGTACCGGCCCTGGGGCGACTATGAAACCATAGATATGGCCCAAAGATACCAGGTCAAGCGCATCACCGTAAAACCCGGCGCAAAGTTGTCCTTGCAGAAGCACTTTCACCGGGCAGAGCACTGGACCGTTGTCTCCGGGACGGCCATTGTCACCAAAGGAACAGATGAAATCCTTTTAAAAGAAGATCAGTCCATTTATATTCCCCTGGGCACCATGCACCGGCTTGAAAACCCGGGTAAAATCCCCCTGGAATTGATAGAGGTGCAGTCCGGCCCATACCTGGGGGAAGATGATATTGTCAGGTTTGATGACGTCTACGGACGTGAAGCAAAACCCGAAAGAAAATAA
- a CDS encoding universal stress protein has product MKILVGYRGTNIGQDLLKLAAEHAKAFNATVLVVTSMLEGTEKDQKKILEAENNLDQAQIYFKGQGITCEKHLLIRGMEAGEDIVSFADEKNVDEIIIGVKSRSNIGKLLFGSTAQTVILEADCPVVSVR; this is encoded by the coding sequence ATGAAAATTCTCGTTGGATATAGAGGCACCAATATCGGTCAGGACCTGCTCAAGCTTGCCGCTGAGCATGCAAAGGCATTTAATGCCACGGTACTGGTTGTCACCTCCATGCTGGAGGGGACTGAAAAGGACCAGAAAAAAATCCTGGAAGCGGAAAACAATCTGGACCAGGCCCAGATTTATTTCAAAGGTCAGGGGATTACCTGTGAAAAACATTTGCTGATCCGCGGCATGGAAGCCGGAGAGGATATTGTCTCCTTTGCCGATGAAAAAAATGTGGATGAAATTATCATTGGCGTGAAAAGCCGTTCAAATATAGGCAAGCTATTGTTTGGCTCCACAGCTCAAACAGTGATTTTAGAGGCGGACTGCCCTGTCGTCAGCGTAAGGTAA
- a CDS encoding dynamin family protein, whose protein sequence is MTLQPQESIENLVSDTLSVIESLAAVSTHSDTSLVESRQLCSKIPSFISEGVLRVAVVGVIKSGKSTFINAVSGRELVQRGAGVVTSITTRIRKGKKNRAIIHLKSWDDINSEIENCLEMFPGREDRPPFDIRRTQDRQQLRRIFDTIVSEFPITSHGLRPEALVIRNALDGYKHCLDVIGPDEQTICFDTKSFDHHKQFTADAARAFYVRDVCLEVYGKTIHPNVEIADCQGADSTDPAVLERIFSYLEAANLIVYCISSRTGLRHSDMVFLKRIKRLGLMENMLFIFNCDLSEHDTLDNLRATRDRTVAELKLLVPDVRLFSFSALYTLFDALGKSLSPKNKKRLELWQEDKEMVAFCCKEYCRFLDGFHLLFDASRFNLFYANHIERLKIVTHILGEKIQLLFDVFTAGLLDQEKARERLADLEGNARRLRVIVDNSVAGAVSALRREIEVNLKNAFLKDSENITKLVTEFIREANIDSQPYRTGVEATGFKHILYMMFQDFKRELDLFILEQVTPELKQLVGIQEGRIASYFKSLLDSYRIDYVTMAAPGDRADGRVSLELIKEEEEYSKGADLENIKKILGLHLPAQIFSPEYTRTMQANAVTDFSFHSLVLFVSAIMDKHVRFSFTPGLDKAAGRIKKKTLTLMQRQIKAYHSSLTQDYFFPLIDAVTRDFKDKILQRFTMYETLNKDMDALFCLKQEEKNEHLVMVKKAKNDILRIRALLDEFSMDFGTHAFECAAEPA, encoded by the coding sequence ATGACTTTACAACCCCAGGAATCCATAGAAAATTTAGTTTCTGATACCCTCTCAGTGATCGAGAGCCTGGCTGCCGTTTCAACCCATTCGGACACAAGCCTTGTTGAGAGCAGGCAGCTTTGCAGCAAAATTCCTTCTTTCATCAGTGAAGGGGTGTTGCGTGTGGCCGTGGTCGGGGTGATTAAATCCGGTAAAAGCACGTTTATCAACGCCGTTTCCGGCAGGGAACTGGTTCAGCGCGGGGCAGGGGTGGTGACATCCATTACCACCCGTATCCGGAAAGGCAAAAAAAACAGGGCGATTATTCATCTCAAATCATGGGATGACATCAACAGTGAAATTGAAAATTGTCTGGAGATGTTTCCCGGCCGGGAGGACCGACCGCCGTTTGACATCAGGCGCACCCAGGACCGGCAGCAGCTGCGCCGTATTTTTGATACCATTGTCTCTGAATTTCCCATCACATCCCATGGGCTTCGTCCCGAGGCGCTGGTGATCCGCAATGCCCTTGACGGGTATAAACATTGTCTGGATGTTATCGGTCCGGACGAGCAGACCATCTGCTTTGACACCAAATCTTTTGATCATCATAAGCAGTTTACGGCGGATGCGGCCCGGGCTTTTTATGTGAGAGACGTGTGCCTGGAGGTTTACGGAAAAACCATTCACCCCAATGTTGAAATTGCCGATTGCCAGGGTGCCGACTCCACGGACCCTGCGGTCCTTGAAAGGATATTTTCCTATCTTGAGGCCGCCAACCTGATTGTTTACTGCATCTCGTCACGCACGGGGCTTCGTCACTCCGACATGGTTTTTTTAAAGCGGATAAAACGCCTTGGGTTGATGGAAAACATGCTTTTTATTTTCAATTGTGATTTAAGTGAGCATGACACCCTGGACAACCTCAGGGCAACCCGGGACAGAACCGTTGCCGAACTTAAACTCCTGGTGCCCGATGTCAGGCTTTTTTCTTTTTCTGCGTTGTATACCTTGTTTGACGCCCTTGGCAAAAGCCTTTCACCCAAAAATAAAAAGCGCCTTGAACTCTGGCAGGAAGATAAAGAAATGGTCGCGTTTTGCTGCAAAGAGTATTGTCGTTTTCTTGACGGATTTCATCTGCTTTTTGACGCGTCCCGGTTTAATTTATTCTACGCCAATCACATCGAGCGCCTTAAAATTGTCACCCATATTCTGGGTGAAAAAATACAACTTCTCTTTGATGTCTTTACCGCCGGTCTTTTAGACCAGGAAAAGGCAAGGGAACGCCTTGCCGATCTTGAAGGTAATGCCCGGCGTTTGAGGGTAATCGTTGATAACTCTGTTGCGGGTGCCGTATCCGCCCTGCGCAGGGAAATTGAGGTCAATTTAAAGAATGCATTTCTCAAAGACAGCGAAAATATCACAAAACTTGTGACGGAATTTATCCGGGAGGCTAACATTGATTCACAGCCTTACAGAACCGGGGTGGAAGCAACGGGATTCAAGCATATTCTATATATGATGTTCCAGGACTTCAAGCGTGAACTTGACCTGTTTATCCTGGAACAGGTGACACCGGAACTCAAACAGCTGGTGGGTATTCAAGAGGGGCGCATCGCGTCCTATTTTAAATCGCTTCTGGACTCATACCGCATTGACTATGTCACCATGGCGGCACCCGGGGACCGGGCGGACGGCCGTGTCTCCCTTGAGCTGATTAAAGAAGAGGAAGAGTATTCCAAGGGGGCGGACCTTGAAAACATCAAAAAAATTCTTGGGCTGCATCTGCCGGCCCAGATCTTTTCGCCTGAATATACCCGGACAATGCAGGCCAATGCCGTGACGGATTTCAGCTTTCATTCTTTGGTTCTGTTTGTATCGGCCATAATGGACAAGCATGTGCGATTTTCATTTACACCGGGGCTTGACAAGGCGGCCGGTAGAATTAAGAAAAAAACGCTGACCCTCATGCAACGGCAGATTAAAGCCTATCACAGCAGTTTGACCCAGGATTATTTTTTCCCTTTAATCGACGCAGTCACCCGGGATTTCAAAGATAAAATTCTCCAGCGATTTACTATGTATGAAACCCTGAACAAGGATATGGATGCGCTTTTCTGCCTCAAGCAGGAAGAAAAAAATGAGCATCTTGTCATGGTCAAAAAGGCCAAAAACGATATCCTTAGAATCCGGGCGCTTCTGGATGAATTCAGCATGGATTTCGGCACCCATGCATTTGAGTGCGCCGCAGAACCCGCCTGA
- a CDS encoding metalloregulator ArsR/SmtB family transcription factor yields MEILKQFKALSDPTRLRLLFILEHFELNVNEIVSVVNMVQSGVSRHLKILLEAGLLVSRKDGSFIYYATNQSGNNRELIMLVCSQLEADLELQEDLARTGQCITLRKNKSRRFFKTAAPRWDRLKRKVLGDFNPNAVFEPYLENASVIADLGCGTGEVLAGLLDKGGKKLIGVDVSPEMLEQARLRLPERPNLELRIGELEHLPMREQEADAALMSMVLYHVSEPVKAIQEVHRVLKPGGVFLLVDFLKHDQEQIRDIIGGVWLGFTRQQISGWLERTGFSLKHIESYPVENTLTLTFYLAQK; encoded by the coding sequence ATGGAAATACTTAAACAGTTTAAGGCCTTATCTGATCCCACCCGGCTGCGGCTTTTGTTTATCCTTGAGCATTTTGAGCTCAATGTGAATGAAATCGTATCCGTGGTGAACATGGTGCAGTCCGGGGTGTCCCGGCATTTAAAGATTCTGCTTGAAGCAGGATTGCTGGTATCACGCAAAGACGGCAGTTTTATTTATTATGCCACCAACCAAAGCGGAAACAATAGAGAGCTTATCATGCTTGTCTGTTCGCAGCTTGAAGCGGATTTGGAACTGCAGGAAGATCTTGCCCGGACAGGCCAGTGTATAACGTTGAGGAAAAATAAATCCAGGCGTTTTTTCAAGACGGCTGCCCCACGGTGGGATCGCTTAAAAAGAAAGGTCCTTGGCGATTTTAATCCCAATGCCGTGTTTGAACCGTACCTTGAAAACGCCTCGGTGATTGCCGATCTTGGCTGCGGCACAGGTGAAGTGCTTGCAGGCCTTCTTGATAAAGGGGGGAAAAAATTGATCGGCGTGGACGTCTCCCCGGAGATGTTAGAACAGGCAAGGCTTCGGCTGCCCGAACGTCCGAATCTGGAGCTCCGCATCGGGGAGCTGGAGCATCTTCCCATGCGCGAACAAGAGGCCGATGCGGCATTGATGAGCATGGTGTTGTACCATGTGTCCGAACCTGTGAAGGCAATTCAGGAGGTGCACCGGGTGCTTAAGCCCGGGGGCGTGTTTCTTCTGGTTGATTTTTTAAAACACGACCAGGAACAGATCAGAGATATCATCGGCGGGGTCTGGCTGGGGTTTACCCGGCAGCAGATCTCAGGGTGGCTGGAGAGAACCGGCTTTAGTCTTAAACATATTGAATCTTATCCAGTTGAAAACACATTGACCTTAACTTTTTATCTTGCACAAAAATAA